In a single window of the Gossypium hirsutum isolate 1008001.06 chromosome A13, Gossypium_hirsutum_v2.1, whole genome shotgun sequence genome:
- the LOC107941275 gene encoding ferredoxin, root R-B2 isoform X2 has translation MTTVRSLTSPSIVKAPTPNRFTSPIVRAPTSLGSVKTISRSFGLKCSSNQRTSMAMYKIKLVGPNGEENEFEVPDNQYILEAAEAAGVELPYCCRAGACSICTAKVVSGTVHQPEAIYLEDDQIKDGYMLTCVSKPTSDCEIHTHKELDLYSPSK, from the coding sequence atgaCAACCGTCAGGAGCCTCACTTCCCCATCTATTGTTAAAGCTCCAACCCCAAACCGATTTACAAGTCCCATCGTCAGGGCCCCAACATCTCTTGGATCTGTTAAAACCATCTCTAGATCTTTCGGCTTGAAATGTTCCTCAAATCAACGAACATCAATGGCAATGTACAAGATTAAGCTCGTAGGACCAAACGGTGAAGAGAATGAGTTTGAAGTCCCCGATAACCAGTACATCTTAGAGGCAGCTGAGGCAGCAGGAGTAGAGCTGCCTTATTGTTGCAGAGCTGGAGCTTGCTCTATATGTACCGCAAAGGTCGTTTCAGGTACGGTACATCAACCAGAAGCCATCTACCTCGAGGACGATCAAATTAAGGATGGGTATATGTTGACTTGTGTTTCAAAGCCAACCTCAGATTGTGAGATTCACACTCACAAAGAACTTGATCTTTACTCTCCATCAAAATGA
- the LOC107941275 gene encoding ferredoxin-3, chloroplastic isoform X1, whose amino-acid sequence MQAVWNLRTSKWKKSTKFCTFFKFSDPHLPRVKPQRRKKTKMTTVRSLTSPSIVKAPTPNRFTSPIVRAPTSLGSVKTISRSFGLKCSSNQRTSMAMYKIKLVGPNGEENEFEVPDNQYILEAAEAAGVELPYCCRAGACSICTAKVVSGTVHQPEAIYLEDDQIKDGYMLTCVSKPTSDCEIHTHKELDLYSPSK is encoded by the exons ATGCAAGCAGTGTGGAATCTTAGAACCTCGAAATGGAAGAAGTCTACGaaattttgcacattttttaAATTCTCAGACCCCCACCTACCAc GAGTCAAACCACAacgaaggaagaaaacaaagatgaCAACCGTCAGGAGCCTCACTTCCCCATCTATTGTTAAAGCTCCAACCCCAAACCGATTTACAAGTCCCATCGTCAGGGCCCCAACATCTCTTGGATCTGTTAAAACCATCTCTAGATCTTTCGGCTTGAAATGTTCCTCAAATCAACGAACATCAATGGCAATGTACAAGATTAAGCTCGTAGGACCAAACGGTGAAGAGAATGAGTTTGAAGTCCCCGATAACCAGTACATCTTAGAGGCAGCTGAGGCAGCAGGAGTAGAGCTGCCTTATTGTTGCAGAGCTGGAGCTTGCTCTATATGTACCGCAAAGGTCGTTTCAGGTACGGTACATCAACCAGAAGCCATCTACCTCGAGGACGATCAAATTAAGGATGGGTATATGTTGACTTGTGTTTCAAAGCCAACCTCAGATTGTGAGATTCACACTCACAAAGAACTTGATCTTTACTCTCCATCAAAATGA